One part of the Rutidosis leptorrhynchoides isolate AG116_Rl617_1_P2 chromosome 1, CSIRO_AGI_Rlap_v1, whole genome shotgun sequence genome encodes these proteins:
- the LOC139886102 gene encoding trifunctional UDP-glucose 4,6-dehydratase/UDP-4-keto-6-deoxy-D-glucose 3,5-epimerase/UDP-4-keto-L-rhamnose-reductase RHM1-like, with amino-acid sequence MTTYKPKNILITGAAGFIASHVANRLIRSYPDYKIVVLDKLDYCSNLKNLNPSRSSPNFKFVKGDIASADLVNYLLITESIDTIMHFAAQTHVDNSFGNSFEFTKNNIYGTHVLLEACKVTRQIRRFIHVSTDEVYGETEEDAVVGNHEASQLLPTNPYSATKAGAEMLVMAYGRSYGLPVITTRGNNVYGPNQFPEKLIPKFILLAMRGQQLPIHGDGSNVRSYLYCEDVAEAFEVILHKGEVGHIYNIGTKKERRVIDVANDMCNLFGMDPEASIKFVDNRPFNDQRYFLDDEKLKSLGWAERTTWQEGLKKTMEWYTSNPDWWGDVSGALLPHPRMLMMPGGVERVIDVPENIQSDSPHATVNSSQFRKVVSVSKSSNKPTFKFLIYGKTGWIGGLLGKLCEKQGIQYEYGKGRLEDRAQIVADIQNIKPTHVFNAAGVTGRPNVDWCESHKTETIRTNVSGTLNLADVCRESKTLMINFATGCIFEYDSAHPEGSGIGFKEEDTPNFTGSFYSKTKAMVEELLKEYENVCTLRVRMPISSDLNNPRNFVTKIARYDKVVNIPNSMTILDELLPISIEMAKRNLTGIWNFTNPGVVSHNEVLEMYKEYINPEYKWKNFTLEEQARVIIAPRSNNELDASKLKKEFPELLSIKESLIKYVFEPNKKA; translated from the exons ATGACTACATATAAACCAAAGAACATTCTCATTACCGGTGCAGCTGGTTTTATTGCATCTCATGTTGCTAACAGACTAATCAGAAGCTATCCTGATTACAAGATTGTGGTTCTTGACAAGCTTGATTATTGTTCGAATCTTAAGAATCTTAACCCGTCTAGATCGTCTCCTAATTTTAAGTTTGTTAAGGGAGATATCGCTAGTGCTGATCTGGTCAACTATCTTTTGATCACTGAATCCATTGATACCATTATGCACTTTGCTGCTCAAACTCATGTTGATAATTCATTTGGAAACAGCTTTGAGTTTACAAAGAATAACATTTATGGCACACATGTGCTTCTAGAGGCGTGCAAAGTCACTCGCCAGATCAGAAGGTTTATCCACGTCAGCACTGATGAGGTGTACGGTGAAACTGAAGAAGATGCTGTTGTGGGTAACCATGAAGCCTCACAGCTTCTTCCTACTAATCCTTACTCTGCTACAAAAGCTGGTGCTGAAATGCTTGTTATGGCTTATGGTAGGTCATACGGGCTTCCTGTAATTACAACTAGAGGAAACAACGTTTATGGCCCGAACCAGTTTCCCGAGAAACTAATCCCGAAGTTCATTTTGTTAGCCATGAGAGGTCAGCAACTCCCGATTCATGGTGACGGTTCTAACGTGAGGAGTTATTTGTACTGTGAAGATGTTGCTGAAGCTTTTGAAGTCATTCTTCATAAAGGCGAAGTGGGTCATATTTACAACATAGGAACCAAAAAAGAAAGGCGAGTTATTGATGTTGCTAATGATATGTGTAATCTTTTTGGAATGGATCCTGAAGCAAGCATCAAGTTTGTGGATAACAGACCGTTTAACGATCAAAGATACTTTTTGGATGATGAGAAGCTTAAAAGTTTGGGTTGGGCTGAACGGACCACATGGCAAGAAGGTCTAAAAAAGACTATGGAGTGGTACACGAGCAATCCTGATTGGTGGGGAGATGTTTCGGGTGCACTTCTTCCTCATCCAAGAATGCTGATGATGCCAGGTGGCGTCGAAAGAGTTATCGACGTACCCGAAAACATTCAATCCGATTCACCTCATGCAACAGTTAATTCTTCTCAGTTCCGAAAGGTGGTGTCTGTTTCAAAAAGTTCTAATAAACCAACTTTTAAGTTTCTTATTTACGGCAAAACTGGGTGGATCGGGGGTTTATTAGGGAAATTGTGTGAAAAACAAGGAATTCAATACGAGTATGGAAAGGGTCGTTTGGAGGATCGTGCCCAAATTGTTGCTGATATTCAGAATATTAAGCCAACCCATGTTTTCAATGCTGCTGGTGTCACGGGTCGACCCAATGTTGATTGGTGTGAGTCTCACAAGACGGAAACAATCCGTACTAACGTCTCAGGCACATTAAATTTAGCAGATGTCTGCAGAGAGTCTAAAACCCTGATGATAAATTTTGCCACTGGATGCATATTCGAGTATGATTCTGCACATCCTGAAGGTTCAGGAATCGGTTTCAAAGAAGAAGACACACCAAATTTCACCGGTTCCTTCTATTCCAAAACCAAGGCTATG GTTGAGGAGCTACTGAAAGAATATGAGAATGTATGCACACTTAGGGTCCGAATGCCGATATCGTCAGATCTGAACAACCCGCGCAACTTTGTCACCAAAATTGCTCGTTACGATAAAGTGGTAAACATTCCCAACAGCATGACAATTTTGGACGAGCTTCTGCCGATTTCCATTGAAATGGCAAAGAGAAACTTAACTGGAATTTGGAATTTTACAAACCCGGGGGTTGTGAGTCACAACGAGGTTTTAGAGATGTACAAAGAATACATAAACCCGGAATATAAATGGAAAAACTTCACACTCGAAGAGCAGGCGCGTGTGATTATCGCCCCACGAAGCAACAACGAGCTGGATGCATCTAAGTTGAAGAAAGAGTTCCCTGAATTGCTATCGATTAAAGAATCGCTGATTAAATACGTATTCGAACCCAACAAAAAGGCATAG